In one Streptomyces sp. NBC_01288 genomic region, the following are encoded:
- a CDS encoding NAD(+)/NADH kinase: MPVRRIGLVVHQGRETARDAAADVHAWSETHGVRCTEIDVWAKDHHRRAGREEAEAAGNPDLVVTLGGDGTFLRGARIAVKSGADVLGVDLGKVGFLTEVPASDIGEALDAVHEGRAIIEERMTLTMRASRPLDIPEEMEALLRYGRGPALPPPQVRPETTEGGGWGCALDVTALNDVVLEKLARDRQVGVGVYLAGRLLATYSADALAVATPTGSTAYSFAAGGPVLSPHMDAVVFTPIAPHMTFNRSVIAAPDEPVGLRVLPHSGQAIVTVDGQLRGVLDPGDWIGVFRAPQRVRLVRLRPTDFYGRLRDRFRLTDAPANAQDGPSEPFFRPDTPVPPDLAGMRLPPPDAVS; encoded by the coding sequence ATGCCCGTACGTCGTATCGGCCTCGTCGTCCACCAGGGACGCGAGACCGCCCGGGACGCGGCGGCGGACGTGCACGCCTGGAGCGAGACGCACGGCGTCCGCTGCACGGAGATCGACGTGTGGGCCAAGGACCATCACCGTCGCGCCGGACGCGAGGAGGCCGAGGCCGCGGGCAATCCCGACCTCGTCGTCACCCTGGGCGGCGACGGCACCTTCCTGCGCGGTGCCCGCATCGCCGTCAAGAGCGGGGCCGACGTCCTCGGCGTCGACTTGGGCAAGGTCGGTTTCCTCACCGAGGTCCCGGCCAGCGACATCGGCGAGGCCCTCGACGCCGTGCACGAGGGGCGGGCCATCATCGAGGAACGCATGACGCTGACTATGCGCGCCTCCCGCCCGCTGGACATCCCCGAGGAGATGGAGGCCCTGCTGCGCTACGGCCGCGGTCCCGCCCTGCCGCCGCCGCAGGTCCGGCCCGAGACCACGGAGGGCGGCGGCTGGGGCTGCGCGCTGGACGTCACCGCGCTCAACGACGTCGTCCTGGAGAAACTCGCCCGCGACCGGCAGGTAGGCGTCGGCGTCTACTTGGCCGGACGGCTGCTCGCGACCTACTCCGCCGACGCGCTCGCCGTCGCCACCCCGACCGGCTCCACGGCCTACAGTTTCGCCGCCGGTGGACCGGTCCTCTCGCCGCACATGGACGCCGTCGTCTTCACCCCGATCGCCCCGCACATGACGTTCAACCGCAGCGTGATCGCCGCCCCCGACGAACCGGTCGGCCTGCGCGTCCTGCCCCACTCCGGCCAGGCCATCGTCACCGTCGACGGCCAACTCCGCGGCGTCCTGGACCCCGGAGACTGGATCGGCGTCTTCCGCGCCCCCCAACGGGTCCGCCTCGTCCGTCTCCGCCCGACGGATTTCTACGGCAGGCTGCGCGACCGGTTCCGGCTCACGGACGCCCCCGCCAACGCCCAGGACGGCCCCTCGGAACCGTTCTTCCGCCCGGACACCCCGGTCCCGCCGGACCTCGCGGGGATGCGCCTGCCGCCGCCGGACGCCGTGAGCTGA
- a CDS encoding ABC transporter permease, which translates to MTTTSDENDDARPRRGKRRLKIGAVALVGVTATALGVTVWQDGNAKPSTTATESARVATATVTRTDLSNAQTLNGTLGYSKAAPVKGAKPGLVTWLPAPGARVTRGHPLYKVDNVPVPVFYGSTPLYRTLSARGTTGPDVRVVADNLKRLGYDIGSQPAPGTWVTQHPAPERFPTAVLGSVAATRMGIAKVVPGQQAPQIYINQRWFTVIGILARTPLSPDIDRSVLVGWDAARTQLNFAGHPTVIYVKAREDGIDAVRDVLAPTIYPELPGMVQVSRPSDALAAERATRTTFSALFLGLAGVALLVGGIGVANTMVISVLERRKEIGLRRALGANRGQIRSQFLTESVALSCLGGLAGTVLGVLATVAYATYQGWPPVIPFAAVAGGFGGAVLIGMAAGVYPAIRASRLTPTEALATA; encoded by the coding sequence GTGACCACGACCAGCGACGAGAACGACGACGCCCGTCCCCGGCGCGGGAAACGCCGCCTGAAGATCGGGGCCGTAGCCCTCGTGGGCGTCACGGCGACCGCGCTCGGCGTCACCGTATGGCAGGACGGGAACGCGAAACCCAGCACGACGGCCACCGAGTCGGCGCGGGTCGCCACCGCGACGGTGACCCGCACCGACCTGTCCAACGCCCAGACTCTGAACGGGACTTTGGGCTACAGCAAGGCGGCACCGGTCAAGGGCGCGAAGCCGGGCCTGGTGACCTGGCTTCCCGCGCCGGGGGCGAGGGTGACCCGCGGGCACCCGTTGTACAAGGTGGACAACGTGCCGGTGCCGGTGTTCTACGGCAGCACACCTCTCTACCGCACGCTCAGCGCGAGGGGAACGACCGGCCCGGACGTGCGGGTGGTCGCCGACAACCTCAAGCGGCTCGGCTACGACATCGGGTCGCAACCGGCACCGGGCACCTGGGTCACCCAACACCCGGCTCCCGAGAGGTTCCCCACCGCCGTCCTGGGCTCGGTCGCCGCCACCCGCATGGGCATCGCGAAGGTCGTCCCCGGTCAGCAGGCCCCGCAGATCTACATCAACCAGCGCTGGTTCACCGTCATCGGCATCCTCGCGCGGACCCCGCTCTCGCCCGACATCGACCGCTCGGTGCTGGTCGGCTGGGACGCGGCCCGCACCCAGCTCAACTTCGCCGGCCACCCCACGGTGATCTACGTCAAGGCCCGCGAGGACGGCATCGACGCCGTCCGCGACGTCCTCGCCCCGACCATCTACCCCGAACTCCCCGGCATGGTCCAGGTCAGCCGCCCCTCCGACGCGTTGGCCGCCGAACGTGCCACCCGGACCACCTTCTCCGCGCTCTTCCTCGGCCTCGCCGGAGTGGCGCTGCTCGTGGGCGGGATCGGCGTGGCCAACACCATGGTGATCTCGGTCCTGGAACGCCGTAAGGAGATCGGCCTACGACGGGCGCTGGGCGCCAACAGGGGCCAGATCCGCAGCCAGTTCCTCACCGAGTCCGTGGCCCTGTCCTGCCTCGGCGGCCTGGCCGGCACCGTCCTCGGAGTCCTCGCGACCGTCGCCTACGCCACCTACCAGGGCTGGCCCCCGGTGATTCCGTTCGCGGCGGTGGCGGGCGGCTTCGGCGGGGCCGTCCTGATCGGCATGGCGGCCGGCGTCTACCCCGCCATCAGGGCCTCCCGCCTCACGCCGACGGAGGCCCTGGCGACAGCCTGA
- a CDS encoding DUF2510 domain-containing protein yields MTQVTPPGWYPDPGHTNDGPADERWWDGKAWTDRTRPAGSGAEWGPPTEPPYGGAYPAYPAAPPAAPRRNLRTGIAVAVAVAVLTAIGVGAYALSHNGSGSGTQAGNQQAPNGQGGVGGQGGPEGQGGTGGSGGTGGSGGTGGQSDPFGGSGGTGGSGGTGGATPAPSQSAEPKVKAGGTVIDSLDGISFTVPSDWYGQVIQVGAQVTSNTSYKCPGNTAQTCTNGGAYSSPAVVLGTKGSTAEAVAKADIAANAKESYGGTTYGSITSHEVLASKAVTVAGQKGYLVRWKAVTSKGADGYVESLAFPSPASASQIVVVRFGVDVGQKQSVIDEITSGIKVASGSGGDGQKI; encoded by the coding sequence ATGACGCAGGTGACTCCCCCCGGGTGGTACCCCGATCCCGGGCACACGAATGACGGTCCCGCCGACGAGCGCTGGTGGGACGGCAAGGCATGGACGGACCGCACTCGGCCCGCCGGGTCGGGCGCCGAATGGGGTCCCCCGACAGAGCCGCCGTACGGCGGGGCGTACCCGGCGTATCCCGCCGCACCCCCGGCCGCGCCGCGCCGCAATCTGCGCACGGGCATAGCCGTGGCCGTCGCGGTGGCGGTCCTCACGGCCATCGGTGTCGGTGCGTACGCGCTGTCCCACAACGGCAGCGGGAGCGGAACCCAGGCCGGCAACCAGCAGGCGCCGAACGGGCAGGGCGGCGTCGGCGGCCAGGGCGGTCCCGAGGGGCAGGGCGGCACGGGCGGTTCCGGCGGCACGGGCGGTTCCGGCGGCACGGGCGGCCAGAGCGATCCGTTCGGCGGGTCCGGCGGGACGGGTGGTTCCGGTGGTACCGGTGGTGCGACGCCCGCTCCCAGCCAGTCGGCGGAGCCGAAGGTCAAAGCCGGCGGAACTGTGATCGACTCACTCGACGGCATCAGCTTCACCGTGCCGTCCGACTGGTACGGCCAGGTCATCCAGGTCGGCGCGCAGGTCACGTCGAACACGTCCTACAAGTGCCCCGGCAACACCGCTCAGACCTGCACCAACGGCGGGGCGTACTCCTCGCCCGCGGTGGTGCTGGGCACGAAGGGCAGCACGGCGGAGGCGGTCGCGAAGGCGGACATCGCCGCCAACGCGAAGGAGTCCTACGGCGGTACGACCTACGGCAGCATCACCTCCCACGAGGTCCTCGCCTCCAAGGCCGTCACCGTGGCCGGGCAGAAGGGCTACCTGGTCCGCTGGAAAGCGGTCACCAGCAAGGGCGCCGACGGCTATGTCGAGTCGCTCGCTTTCCCGTCGCCGGCCAGCGCGAGTCAGATCGTCGTGGTCCGGTTCGGTGTCGACGTCGGCCAGAAGCAGTCCGTGATCGACGAGATCACCTCGGGCATCAAGGTGGCCTCGGGCAGCGGCGGCGACGGACAGAAGATCTGA
- a CDS encoding response regulator transcription factor has product MNAYVLVAEDDVKQAEVIRRYLEREGHSSLVVHDGRAAIDEVRRRRPDLLVLDVMMPLVDGLDVCRVLRRESDVPVLMLTARSTEEDLLLGLDLGADDYMTKPYSPRELMARIRTLLRRTRGATAAPDAPVLRIGALAIDPVRRTVELDGRQVVCTPGEFEILAAMAAEPERVFTRRQLLALTRGFDRYITERTIDVHVLNLRKKIEAVPRRPAYLQTVYGVGYKLMDGSRGR; this is encoded by the coding sequence GTGAACGCATATGTCCTGGTGGCCGAGGACGATGTCAAGCAGGCCGAGGTGATCCGCCGCTATCTGGAGCGCGAGGGTCACTCCTCCCTGGTCGTCCACGACGGGCGCGCGGCCATCGACGAGGTCCGGCGCCGGCGGCCGGATCTGCTCGTCCTCGACGTCATGATGCCCCTGGTCGACGGGCTGGACGTGTGCCGCGTGCTGCGCCGGGAGTCCGATGTGCCCGTGCTGATGCTGACCGCGCGCAGCACGGAGGAGGATCTCCTGCTCGGCCTCGACCTCGGCGCCGACGACTACATGACGAAGCCTTACAGCCCACGGGAGTTGATGGCCCGCATCCGTACCCTGCTGCGGCGGACCCGGGGCGCCACGGCGGCGCCGGACGCTCCCGTGCTGCGGATCGGCGCGCTCGCCATCGACCCGGTCCGCCGTACCGTCGAGCTCGACGGACGCCAAGTGGTGTGCACGCCCGGGGAGTTCGAGATCCTCGCGGCGATGGCCGCCGAACCGGAGCGGGTCTTCACCCGCCGCCAACTCCTCGCCCTGACACGGGGGTTCGACCGCTACATCACCGAGCGCACGATCGACGTCCACGTCCTCAACCTGCGCAAGAAGATAGAGGCCGTCCCCCGCCGACCGGCCTATCTGCAGACCGTGTACGGCGTCGGCTACAAGCTCATGGACGGAAGTCGTGGGCGCTGA
- a CDS encoding phosphocholine-specific phospholipase C: MSEVNRRRFLQLAGATTAFTALSNSIERAAALPANHRSGSIEDVEHIVVLMQENRSFDHYFGSLSGVRGFGDPHPVVTRQDGKPVWYQSDGTKDILPFRPEANDLGLQFIQDLPHSWNDGHAAFDGGKYDKWVPSKGSTTMAYLTREDIPFHYALADSFTICDAYHCSFIGSTDPNRYYMWTGYTGNDGVGGGPVLGNDEAGYSWTTYPERLEKAGVSWKIYQDVGDGLDASGGWGWIQDAYRGNYGDNSLLYFKQFQNAQPGDPLYDKARTGTDATKGEGFFDRLKADVKGGTLPKISWVVAPEAFTEHPNWPANYGAWYVSQVLDALTSDPEVWAKTALFITYDENDGFFDHLVPPFAPGSAAQGKSTVDVGPDLFKGNATNPAGPYGLGQRVPMIVVSPWSKGGYVCSETFDHTSVIRFMETRFGVHEPNISPWRRAICGDLTGAFDFSHKDVKKVPLPGTDGYQPPDKNRHPDYVPTPPANPVLPKQERGLRPSRPLKYAATVDGSADTAAGKFTLTFASGAKAGANFLVTSANRTDGPWSYTTEAGKTVSDAWNSAYSNGSYDLTVHGPNGFLRVFKGPGRTAGPEVTARNCGDDVELTFTNKGSGTVQLKVVGGYGGRSQTFKVRAGATVRHTFDLGASKRWYDLTVTSDGDATFLRRFAGHVENGRPGVSDPAIATA; encoded by the coding sequence ATGTCCGAAGTCAATCGGCGTCGCTTTCTCCAACTCGCGGGTGCCACCACGGCGTTCACGGCGCTGTCGAACAGCATCGAGCGGGCCGCCGCGCTCCCGGCGAACCACCGCTCGGGGAGCATCGAGGACGTCGAGCACATCGTCGTCCTGATGCAGGAGAACCGGTCCTTCGACCACTACTTCGGCTCGCTCAGCGGCGTCCGGGGCTTCGGCGACCCGCATCCGGTCGTGACCCGGCAGGACGGAAAACCGGTCTGGTACCAGTCGGACGGCACGAAGGACATCCTGCCGTTCCGCCCCGAGGCGAACGACCTGGGCCTCCAGTTCATCCAGGACCTCCCGCACAGCTGGAACGACGGGCACGCCGCGTTCGACGGCGGCAAGTACGACAAGTGGGTGCCGTCCAAGGGCTCCACGACGATGGCGTACCTGACCCGCGAGGACATCCCGTTCCACTACGCGCTCGCCGACTCCTTCACCATCTGCGACGCCTACCACTGCTCGTTCATCGGCTCCACCGACCCGAATCGCTACTACATGTGGACGGGTTACACCGGCAACGACGGCGTCGGCGGCGGCCCGGTCCTCGGCAACGACGAGGCGGGCTACAGCTGGACGACGTACCCCGAGCGGCTGGAGAAGGCCGGGGTCTCCTGGAAGATCTACCAGGACGTCGGCGACGGCCTCGACGCGAGCGGCGGCTGGGGCTGGATCCAGGACGCCTACCGCGGCAACTACGGCGACAACTCCCTCCTGTACTTCAAGCAGTTCCAGAACGCCCAGCCCGGCGACCCGCTCTACGACAAGGCCCGCACCGGCACCGACGCCACCAAGGGCGAGGGCTTCTTCGACCGGCTCAAGGCCGACGTCAAGGGCGGCACGCTGCCGAAGATCTCCTGGGTCGTCGCCCCCGAGGCATTCACCGAGCACCCCAACTGGCCCGCGAACTACGGCGCTTGGTATGTCTCCCAGGTCCTGGACGCGCTGACCTCCGACCCGGAGGTGTGGGCGAAGACGGCCCTGTTCATCACCTACGACGAGAACGACGGCTTCTTCGACCACCTGGTCCCGCCGTTCGCGCCGGGCTCGGCCGCGCAGGGCAAGTCGACCGTCGACGTCGGCCCCGACCTCTTCAAGGGCAACGCCACCAACCCGGCCGGTCCCTACGGCCTCGGCCAGCGGGTGCCGATGATCGTCGTCTCGCCCTGGAGCAAGGGCGGTTACGTCTGCTCGGAGACCTTCGACCACACCTCGGTGATTCGCTTCATGGAAACCCGCTTCGGTGTCCACGAGCCCAACATCTCGCCCTGGCGGCGTGCGATCTGCGGCGACCTGACCGGCGCCTTCGACTTCTCCCACAAGGACGTCAAGAAGGTCCCGCTCCCGGGCACCGACGGCTACCAGCCGCCGGACAAGAACCGTCACCCGGACTACGTGCCGACCCCGCCCGCCAACCCGGTGCTGCCCAAGCAGGAGCGCGGACTGCGCCCGTCCCGGCCCCTCAAGTACGCGGCCACGGTGGACGGTTCGGCCGACACGGCGGCCGGGAAGTTCACGCTCACCTTCGCCTCCGGCGCGAAGGCCGGCGCCAACTTCCTCGTCACCTCCGCCAACCGCACGGACGGGCCCTGGAGTTACACCACCGAGGCCGGCAAGACCGTCTCGGACGCCTGGAACTCGGCGTACTCGAACGGCTCGTACGACCTGACCGTGCACGGCCCGAACGGCTTCCTGCGCGTCTTCAAGGGCCCCGGCAGGACGGCAGGGCCCGAGGTCACCGCGCGGAACTGCGGCGACGACGTCGAGCTGACCTTCACCAACAAGGGCTCCGGGACCGTGCAGTTGAAGGTCGTGGGCGGCTACGGCGGCCGTTCCCAGACCTTCAAGGTGCGGGCGGGCGCCACCGTACGGCACACCTTCGACCTGGGCGCGAGCAAGCGGTGGTACGACCTGACGGTCACCTCGGACGGCGACGCGACGTTCCTGCGGCGATTCGCCGGACATGTCGAGAACGGCCGGCCGGGGGTCAGCGACCCCGCGATCGCGACCGCTTGA
- a CDS encoding TetR/AcrR family transcriptional regulator, with the protein MTSQAEDAPDTVAASRRSKITPEREREFFDAVLEQIRECGYDSVSMEGVASSTRCSKSTLYRQWGTKPQFVAAALRANRRVHFTGIDTGSLAEDLRQAARAAGAWSAKDTKLVSALGHAVIQDSELAQAVREALVHPEIAALEDILRRGVERGEIPADHPALPYVPAQIFGVLRARPVLEGCYADPDYLVRFVEAAVLPALGLT; encoded by the coding sequence ATGACGTCGCAGGCTGAGGACGCACCGGACACGGTCGCCGCCTCGCGCCGCTCCAAGATCACGCCCGAGCGTGAGCGGGAGTTCTTCGACGCCGTGCTCGAACAGATCCGGGAATGCGGGTACGACTCCGTCAGCATGGAGGGCGTCGCCAGCAGCACCCGGTGCAGCAAGTCCACGCTCTACCGGCAGTGGGGGACCAAGCCCCAGTTCGTCGCGGCCGCGCTGCGCGCCAACCGCCGGGTGCACTTCACCGGCATCGACACGGGATCGCTCGCGGAGGACCTGCGCCAGGCCGCGCGGGCGGCGGGTGCCTGGTCGGCGAAGGACACGAAACTCGTCTCGGCGCTCGGCCACGCCGTCATCCAGGACAGCGAACTCGCCCAGGCGGTACGGGAGGCGCTCGTCCATCCCGAGATCGCCGCGCTGGAGGACATCCTGCGCCGCGGTGTGGAACGCGGCGAGATCCCGGCGGACCATCCGGCCCTGCCGTACGTCCCCGCCCAGATCTTCGGCGTCCTGCGGGCCCGCCCCGTCCTGGAGGGCTGTTACGCCGACCCCGACTACCTCGTCAGATTCGTGGAGGCCGCGGTGCTACCGGCACTCGGCCTCACCTGA
- a CDS encoding sensor histidine kinase has protein sequence MGAEPELETAEGSGSKSRARVRAKVPLHRSLLVRLLATSVMIAVCSVAATAWLAARTTSSAIRQEQGQLLSSDTDIYDTLVGYAAAHPNWNGVTPTLRRLAERTGRRITLTTQSRRTIATSSTTPAAAAALPTRASAVVDPLHTDPALLPDAGANRIDPRAVGPYRLTAAERASLSGRAHKLLACLGGPGAGAALVVGPSGRPSIKITNSALGGVSGDRGCGLGGLALPVASEREPLDRLTSMVNDCLRRRHLEPVKFGVDFVVVYGGPSAQTCLDTTRRDQLTPYVAPAALLFVATPTGSTTAPAFHFTSANTTRIAGVAGLVLLVTVAVTVVVGTRLVRPLRALADAARRPVEEHQRVPVTTNDEIGYLAAAFNDLTQRRERMEGQRKAMVSDVAHELRTPLSTIRSWLEAVQDGIATSDQALVDSLLEEALLLQHIVDDLQDLAEADAGQLRIHPEPLLVRDPVRLRQVIGNLVSNAIRHTPPSGTVTLRAHRAGDRVTIEVADTGTGIPAEDLPRVFDRFWRAEKSRSRRTGGSGLGLAIVRRLTEAHGGTVTVTSTVGAGTVFTVGLPV, from the coding sequence GTGGGCGCTGAACCGGAGTTGGAGACCGCAGAAGGCAGCGGGTCGAAGTCCAGGGCTCGCGTCCGGGCCAAAGTGCCGCTGCACAGAAGCCTGTTGGTCCGCCTGCTCGCCACCTCCGTGATGATCGCCGTCTGCTCGGTCGCCGCCACCGCCTGGCTGGCCGCCCGCACCACCAGCAGCGCCATCCGGCAGGAACAGGGCCAACTCCTGTCCTCCGACACCGACATCTACGACACCCTGGTCGGCTACGCCGCCGCCCACCCGAACTGGAACGGCGTCACCCCCACCCTCCGCCGCCTCGCCGAGCGGACCGGCCGCCGTATCACCCTGACCACGCAGAGCCGCCGTACGATCGCGACCTCGTCCACCACTCCTGCCGCCGCCGCTGCCCTCCCCACCCGGGCGTCGGCCGTGGTCGACCCGCTGCACACCGACCCGGCGCTGCTGCCGGACGCCGGGGCGAACCGCATCGACCCCCGTGCCGTCGGCCCCTACCGGCTGACCGCCGCCGAGCGCGCGAGCCTGTCCGGCCGGGCGCACAAACTCCTCGCCTGTCTGGGCGGTCCGGGCGCCGGCGCCGCACTCGTCGTCGGGCCCAGCGGTCGCCCTTCCATCAAGATCACCAACAGTGCCCTGGGCGGGGTCTCCGGTGACCGCGGCTGCGGCCTGGGCGGACTCGCCCTTCCGGTCGCGAGCGAGCGCGAGCCGTTGGACCGGCTCACCTCCATGGTCAACGACTGTCTGCGGCGCCGGCACCTGGAGCCCGTGAAGTTCGGCGTCGACTTCGTCGTCGTCTACGGCGGCCCCTCCGCCCAGACCTGCCTGGACACCACCCGCCGCGACCAGCTCACCCCCTACGTCGCCCCGGCCGCCCTCCTCTTCGTCGCCACCCCGACCGGCTCGACCACCGCTCCCGCCTTCCATTTCACCTCCGCCAACACCACCCGCATCGCCGGTGTCGCCGGGCTGGTGCTGCTGGTCACCGTGGCCGTCACAGTCGTCGTCGGCACCCGCCTGGTCAGGCCGTTGCGCGCCCTGGCCGACGCCGCGCGCCGCCCCGTAGAGGAACATCAGCGCGTGCCGGTCACCACCAACGACGAGATCGGCTACCTCGCCGCCGCCTTCAACGACCTCACCCAGCGCCGCGAACGCATGGAGGGACAGCGCAAGGCGATGGTCAGCGACGTCGCCCATGAACTGCGCACCCCGCTCAGCACCATCCGCAGCTGGCTCGAAGCCGTGCAGGACGGTATCGCCACCTCCGACCAGGCCCTCGTGGACTCGCTCCTCGAAGAGGCGCTGCTGCTCCAGCACATCGTCGACGATCTCCAGGACCTCGCGGAGGCCGACGCGGGCCAGCTGCGCATCCACCCCGAACCCCTCCTCGTGCGCGATCCCGTACGACTGCGGCAGGTCATCGGCAACCTGGTCTCCAACGCGATACGGCACACCCCACCCAGCGGCACCGTCACCCTGCGCGCCCACCGAGCCGGAGACCGCGTGACGATCGAGGTCGCCGACACGGGTACCGGCATCCCCGCCGAGGATCTGCCCCGGGTCTTCGACCGCTTCTGGCGCGCGGAGAAGTCACGCAGCCGACGTACCGGCGGCAGCGGTCTGGGCCTCGCCATCGTGCGCCGGCTGACCGAGGCGCACGGCGGGACGGTGACGGTGACCAGCACGGTCGGCGCCGGCACGGTCTTCACCGTCGGCCTGCCCGTGTGA
- a CDS encoding phosphatase PAP2 family protein produces the protein MNARTEPAEKGTSAIARPPLVRELLLVAGLFLVYKFGRQLATGHTGEALHNARHVWDLERTLRLPNEGSVQSVLLHSDTLVHIANTFYATVHFPATVAFLVWLYLRRPAHYVWARRVLATVTSAALVLPFVFPLAPPRMLAATGLVDTAKVYGPSVYGPPTSDHLSNQFAAMPSLHFGWALMVAIGLIVATRSRWRWLWLLHPLVTLMVIIGTANHYWLDAIVATAMLGIALAFIHPPHRTATTAGRGRPRLAAEEPVLVGAGR, from the coding sequence ATGAATGCCCGCACCGAGCCTGCAGAGAAGGGGACCAGCGCGATAGCGCGGCCCCCGCTCGTCCGTGAGCTCCTGCTCGTCGCAGGACTCTTCCTCGTCTACAAGTTCGGCCGCCAGCTGGCGACGGGCCACACCGGTGAGGCCCTGCACAACGCCCGCCACGTGTGGGACCTGGAACGGACCCTGCGTCTCCCGAACGAGGGCTCGGTGCAGTCGGTGCTGCTGCACAGCGACACCCTCGTGCACATCGCGAACACCTTCTACGCGACCGTCCACTTCCCGGCCACCGTCGCCTTCCTGGTCTGGCTGTACCTGCGGCGCCCCGCGCACTACGTCTGGGCCCGCCGAGTCCTGGCGACGGTCACCTCGGCCGCCCTGGTACTCCCCTTCGTGTTCCCCCTCGCACCCCCGCGCATGCTGGCCGCGACGGGCCTGGTCGACACCGCCAAGGTCTACGGCCCCTCCGTGTACGGCCCGCCGACCAGCGACCACCTCTCGAACCAGTTCGCGGCGATGCCCTCGCTGCACTTCGGCTGGGCCCTGATGGTCGCGATCGGCCTGATCGTCGCGACCCGCTCGCGCTGGCGCTGGCTGTGGCTGCTGCATCCGCTGGTCACGCTGATGGTCATCATCGGCACGGCGAACCACTACTGGCTCGACGCGATCGTGGCCACCGCCATGCTCGGCATCGCCCTCGCGTTCATCCATCCCCCGCACCGCACGGCGACGACCGCCGGCCGCGGCCGGCCCCGACTCGCCGCAGAAGAGCCGGTTCTCGTCGGAGCCGGCCGATGA
- a CDS encoding phospholipid scramblase-related protein has protein sequence MTTHSNTPAGWYPDPHGAPQTLRYWDGAKWTEHTNADQQGQAAQQPQAVPQQQAGPDPRAQRQVKQQVQQQAGVAGGGPGGGSLFTEPVLVVNQKAKLIELTNEYKVMDQNGNVIGSVDEVGQSTLKKALRFVSSLDQYMTHRLEIRDAYGQPQLVLTRPAKIMKSRVIVSRPDGSPVGEIVQQNMIGKINFALNADGRQIGAIKAENWRAWNFAIVDHADNEVARITKTWEGLAKTMFTTADNYVLQIHYQLPEPLLSLVVATALTVDTALKQDSRGLG, from the coding sequence GTGACCACGCATTCGAACACACCTGCAGGCTGGTACCCGGATCCGCACGGAGCGCCCCAGACCCTCCGGTACTGGGACGGCGCGAAGTGGACCGAGCACACCAACGCGGACCAGCAGGGCCAGGCCGCCCAGCAGCCGCAGGCCGTGCCGCAGCAGCAGGCGGGGCCGGATCCGCGGGCCCAGCGCCAGGTCAAGCAGCAGGTGCAGCAGCAGGCCGGGGTCGCCGGGGGCGGCCCCGGCGGCGGCAGCCTGTTCACCGAGCCGGTGCTCGTGGTGAACCAGAAGGCCAAGCTGATCGAGCTGACCAACGAGTACAAGGTCATGGATCAGAACGGCAATGTGATCGGCTCGGTCGACGAGGTCGGCCAGAGCACGCTGAAGAAGGCGCTGCGTTTCGTCTCCAGCCTCGACCAGTACATGACCCACCGGCTGGAGATCCGGGACGCGTACGGGCAACCGCAGTTGGTGCTGACCCGGCCGGCGAAGATCATGAAGTCCAGGGTGATCGTGTCCCGTCCGGACGGTTCGCCGGTGGGCGAGATCGTGCAGCAGAACATGATCGGGAAGATCAACTTCGCGCTGAACGCGGACGGCCGGCAGATAGGCGCGATCAAGGCGGAGAACTGGCGGGCCTGGAACTTCGCCATCGTCGACCACGCGGACAACGAGGTCGCCCGGATCACCAAGACCTGGGAAGGCCTCGCCAAGACGATGTTCACCACCGCGGACAACTACGTCCTGCAGATCCACTACCAGCTGCCCGAGCCCCTGTTGAGCCTGGTGGTGGCGACGGCCCTGACCGTCGACACCGCGCTCAAGCAGGACTCGCGCGGCCTCGGCTGA